The genome window CGGCCGCGAGAAGGAGAGCGATGAGGATTTCCTGGTCAATACCACAGTCGAGGGCAACACCCTGATTGTCCACGGGACCTATCCCTTCCTGGTCATCCGCCACGGCAAGAATGTTGTCGGCTTGCGTAGGAACAAGCAAAAGTGAACTCGAATCTACCCCCGTCTGACGAAAATTACGGCAACGACCACGGTCAGTCGCGTTCCCCGCGTGCGGACGATGCGCCGCGCGAGAATCCCTATTTCGCTCGCCAGCAGCAGACTGCCGACCCGGATCTGGACGCCAACGAGCCGGTGCTCCGGTCCAGCGACCTGAAGAAGCTCAACCGCAAGGCGCTGGTGTTCCTCGCCGGTATCGCCGCGCTGCTGATCCTGGCGATCTTCTGGCTGGTGAGCGGCAGCAGCACGCCCGAGCCGGCACCGAAGCCGCGCCAGGAAGCGGTGGTGGCACCTGCGTTGCCGCAGACCGCGGCGCCGCCGCCGGTGCAGCAGGTAGAGCCGGTGCCACTGGCCGAGCAGCCGAGCCTGCCGCCGTTGCCGCCGATGCCCACCAACGCAGATGCGCAGATGCAGTCGGCGGCGCGGCAGGAGCGCGGACCATCGTTGCTGGAGCGGCGTATGGCCGGCCTGCAACAGGAGTCTGGTGGTGGCCAGGGCATGGGCGGCATGCTGCCGGGACAGGAGCAGGGTGGCGCACCGCTGCAGCAAGGGCAGGAGACCTCTGCCAAGCCGATCGCCAACCCGGACGGTTTGCTGGTGCGCGGCACCTACATCCGCTGCGTGCTGGAGACCCGGATCATCACCGACTTCCCGGGTTTCACCTCCTGCATCATCACCGAGCCGGTCTACTCCATCAACGGCCGCCGCCTGCTGTTACCGAAGGGGTCGAAGATCCTCGGTCAGTACGGGGCTGCAGAGCCGACCGGTCCGCGCATGCAGGTGGTCTGGGATCGCATCACCACGCCCACCGGCATCGATGTGACGCTGGTTGGACCGGGCGTCGACAATCTCGGCAGCTCCGGCCACCCGGGTCAATACAGCGCGCATTGGGCAAGCCGCATCTCGTCCGCGCTGATGATCAGCATGCTGAGCGACGCCTTCAAGTGGGCAGCGGCCGAGAATGGTCCGAAGACGACGACGGTGGGTCTCAACTCCGGCGTGGTCACCCAGCAGCCGTACGAGAGCAACACGGCCCAGTCCATCCAGCGTCTGGCCGACCAGGCCCTGGATCGCCGCCGCCCCGCCACCGTGACCATCAACCAGGGCACCATCGTCAACGTCTACGTGGCCAAGGACGTCGACTTCACCGCGGTGTTGCCGCGTTGATCGCGAGCGAGACAGCGACGTGACGTTCGACGACTCTCCGACTGCGCAGATCTCCACGGATTTCCTGGATTACCAGTACTCGGTGCTGGGCATCCTGGATTACCTGAACTCGCCGGAAGTGACGGAAATCTGTATCAACCGTCCTGGCGAGCTGTATCTGGAGACCCTGCGTGGCTGGCAGCGACTGGAGATTCCGTCGCTGACGTTCGAGCGCGCGCGGCAGTTTTGCACGGCAGTGGTCAACGAGAGCAACACCGGCCAGCGCATCACCGATGCCGATCCCGTGGTGTCGTTGACCTTTCCTACCGGTCAGCGCGCGCAGTTCGTGATCCCGCCGGCCTGCGACGCCGGCAAGGTATCCATCACCATCCGTCTGCCGTCCAAGCACACCAAGACCCTGGAGCAGTACAAGGAAGACGGCTTCTTCCAGGAAATCCTGGAGGTGCAATCGGGCCTCAGCGAGCAGGATCGGGAGTTGCTGGAACTGCGGCGGCAGCGCGATTACGCCGAATTCTTCAAGAAGGCGGTGCTGTTCAAGAAGAACGTCGTCGTCGCCGGCGCCACCGGCAGCGGCAAGACCACCTTCATGAAGTCGCTGGTGAACCACATTCCGCACGAAGAACGGCTGGTGACGATCGAAGACGCGCGCGAGCTCTTCATCAGCCAGCCCAATTCCGTGCATTTGCTCTATTCGAAAGGCGGACAAAGCACCAGTAACGTCACGGCGAAGAGTTGCATGGAAGCGTGCCTGCGCATGAAGCCCGACCGCATCATCCTGGCCGAGCTGCGAGGCGACGAGTCGTTCTACTTCATCCGCAACTGCGCCTCCGGTCATCCAGGTTCCATCACCAGTTGCCATGCTGGCAGCATCGGGCAGACCTGGGACCAGTTGGCGCTGATGGTCAAGGCGTCGGCCGAAGGATCGGGCCTGGAGTTTTCCGTCATCAAGCGGCTGCTGATGATGACCATCGACATCGTTGTCCACATCAAATCGCACGCGGGCCGGCGCTATATCACCGGTATCGATTTCGATCCGGAGCGCATGCATTCGGGTGGTGGATGAATATGTTCACCGAGGTGATAGGGCAAAACAGCGCCGATTGACTTTGAATTTTTCTTCCAACACGATTGATTTGCGACATCTGCGGTGTTCCGGACGCGTTTCCGGTGCGCCGATGCATAAGGAGTAACCACGGCATGTTGCCAGGCATGGAACTACTGAGCTGTCCCGAAATGGCGGTTCCGGCTGAAGTCATGCAGCACGTTGTGCGCGTCGAGTCGTCGCACAATCCGTTCGCGATCGGGGTGGTCGGCGGGCGCCTGGTGCGCCAGCCGCAAAACCTGTCCGAAGCGGTCGCGACGGCGCGGATGCTGGAGGAGAAGGGCTACAACTTTTCGCTCGGCCTGGGGCAGGTCAATCGCTACAACCTGATCAAGTACGGTCTGGATACCTACGAAAAGGCGTTCAAGACCTGCCCGAATCTGCAGGCCGCGTCGAAGATCCTGGCCGAATGCTACAACCGCTCCGGCGGCAACTGGGGCAAGTCGTTCAGTTGCTACTACTCCGGCAACTTCGAGACCGGGTATCGGCACGGTTACGTGCAGAAGGTCTATGCGTCGATCAACCAGGGCAGGGCGCTTGCCGGTTCCACCGCAGGTGCGATCCCGGTGATCCCGGCAGGGGGCGTGCGCCGCGTTGTCACCGACTCCGTCAGGGCTGCAGCGATACGTGAAGTCGATTCGATCGTGTCGCGGCGCATCGACTCTGCGGCCGATCGGCTCGCCAGCGGTTTCACGAGGGAAACGCAACCGTCCGTGCCCGCCCAGGCTGCCATTGCGGCGCCGGTGCAGCCAACGGCGGGTGCCGT of Xanthomonas sacchari contains these proteins:
- a CDS encoding TrbI/VirB10 family protein, with product MNSNLPPSDENYGNDHGQSRSPRADDAPRENPYFARQQQTADPDLDANEPVLRSSDLKKLNRKALVFLAGIAALLILAIFWLVSGSSTPEPAPKPRQEAVVAPALPQTAAPPPVQQVEPVPLAEQPSLPPLPPMPTNADAQMQSAARQERGPSLLERRMAGLQQESGGGQGMGGMLPGQEQGGAPLQQGQETSAKPIANPDGLLVRGTYIRCVLETRIITDFPGFTSCIITEPVYSINGRRLLLPKGSKILGQYGAAEPTGPRMQVVWDRITTPTGIDVTLVGPGVDNLGSSGHPGQYSAHWASRISSALMISMLSDAFKWAAAENGPKTTTVGLNSGVVTQQPYESNTAQSIQRLADQALDRRRPATVTINQGTIVNVYVAKDVDFTAVLPR
- the virB11 gene encoding P-type DNA transfer ATPase VirB11; translation: MTFDDSPTAQISTDFLDYQYSVLGILDYLNSPEVTEICINRPGELYLETLRGWQRLEIPSLTFERARQFCTAVVNESNTGQRITDADPVVSLTFPTGQRAQFVIPPACDAGKVSITIRLPSKHTKTLEQYKEDGFFQEILEVQSGLSEQDRELLELRRQRDYAEFFKKAVLFKKNVVVAGATGSGKTTFMKSLVNHIPHEERLVTIEDARELFISQPNSVHLLYSKGGQSTSNVTAKSCMEACLRMKPDRIILAELRGDESFYFIRNCASGHPGSITSCHAGSIGQTWDQLALMVKASAEGSGLEFSVIKRLLMMTIDIVVHIKSHAGRRYITGIDFDPERMHSGGG
- a CDS encoding lytic transglycosylase domain-containing protein, with protein sequence MLPGMELLSCPEMAVPAEVMQHVVRVESSHNPFAIGVVGGRLVRQPQNLSEAVATARMLEEKGYNFSLGLGQVNRYNLIKYGLDTYEKAFKTCPNLQAASKILAECYNRSGGNWGKSFSCYYSGNFETGYRHGYVQKVYASINQGRALAGSTAGAIPVIPAGGVRRVVTDSVRAAAIREVDSIVSRRIDSAADRLASGFTRETQPSVPAQAAIAAPVQPTAGAVAAAPAQAAAADSDLYVIRPTGAGKGVAVPAGGGEPPAPHAAAHAPPVVAGAAVPGTSTSSPTSGDGAFVF